A genomic stretch from Hydrogenispora ethanolica includes:
- a CDS encoding HD-GYP domain-containing protein has product MSSWWVTAEIYHEIIDCLVAALEAKDPYTKGHSTRVADLAYELGGKAGLREEALEDLHLAAHLHDIGKIGIPDGILNKNGPLLPEEQTIIREHPVIGYQILGQSSQLRHLAEIILYHHERWDGLGYPLGLKGEAIPFSSRIIAICDAVDAMSSARPYRKPLSPEECWRELRANRGRQFDPALVELLPELPLFQRAIDHALPSRPSAETAVTGRLQTVAALSAKRARAHAG; this is encoded by the coding sequence ATGAGCTCCTGGTGGGTGACGGCCGAGATTTACCACGAGATCATCGACTGTCTGGTGGCGGCGCTGGAGGCCAAGGACCCCTACACCAAGGGCCATTCGACCCGGGTGGCGGACCTCGCCTACGAACTGGGCGGAAAAGCGGGCCTGCGGGAGGAAGCGCTGGAAGACCTGCACCTGGCGGCCCATCTCCACGACATCGGCAAGATCGGCATTCCGGACGGGATCCTGAATAAGAACGGGCCGCTGCTGCCGGAGGAGCAAACCATCATCCGCGAGCATCCGGTCATCGGCTACCAGATCCTGGGCCAATCCAGCCAGTTGCGGCATTTGGCGGAGATCATCCTCTATCATCACGAGCGCTGGGACGGACTGGGTTACCCGCTGGGACTGAAGGGCGAAGCTATCCCTTTCAGCTCGCGGATCATCGCCATCTGTGACGCGGTCGACGCCATGAGTTCGGCCCGCCCCTACCGGAAGCCGCTCAGCCCCGAGGAATGCTGGCGGGAGCTCCGGGCCAACCGCGGCCGGCAGTTCGATCCGGCGCTGGTGGAACTGCTGCCGGAGCTGCCCCTGTTTCAGCGGGCCATCGATCACGCCCTGCCGTCGCGGCCGTCGGCGGAAACCGCGGTGACGGGCAGGCTCCAGACCGTGGCGGCGTTATCGGCCAAGCGCGCCCGGGCCCATGCCGGATAG
- a CDS encoding flavodoxin: MKQVAIVYWSGTGNTQAMAEAVAEGARAAGASVTVTAVAKASREQVLGADAAALGCPSMGVEVLEESEMEPFVQALEGAGLQGKPLALFGSYDWGDGQWLRDWQERMAGTGARLVADGLAVNNTPDETGLAQCKELGAKLAAAAE, translated from the coding sequence ATGAAACAGGTAGCCATTGTTTACTGGAGTGGCACCGGGAATACCCAGGCCATGGCCGAGGCGGTGGCCGAAGGAGCGCGGGCGGCGGGCGCCTCCGTCACCGTGACGGCGGTGGCCAAAGCCTCCCGGGAGCAGGTGCTCGGAGCGGACGCGGCGGCGCTGGGCTGCCCCTCGATGGGCGTCGAGGTGCTGGAGGAGTCGGAGATGGAGCCTTTCGTGCAAGCACTGGAAGGCGCCGGTCTCCAGGGGAAACCGCTGGCGCTTTTCGGCTCCTATGACTGGGGCGACGGCCAGTGGCTGCGCGACTGGCAGGAACGGATGGCGGGAACCGGAGCCCGGCTGGTCGCGGACGGCCTGGCGGTCAATAACACTCCCGACGAAACCGGCCTGGCCCAGTGCAAGGAGTTAGGCGCGAAACTGGCGGCTGCCGCCGAGTAG
- a CDS encoding helix-turn-helix transcriptional regulator translates to MTKLAAECDKNYEVLNPNDRECAICAALNRIYHSDGPALEYRLPAERGRGSYLRLRGGAIDIGICDFRLEREVVMAEHWNDAAYHLSFCLAETIDFAVNGCREGGGLRAGESCVYSGGRGYGVCRFLPGRHYYSVNIGLFPSRFGAVLDRFESARAVSYLHNLSATFRKFPVTPTVAGILRQLVHCPYGGSLQDLYLEGKSLELAAAYLHEMVAERAPGAARLKLTREDRRGLERARQILDQRYDDPPTLAELAKRVYLNEFKLKSGFKEIYGRPVYAYVRDKRMEVARELLEEGKLRIKEVAGRVGYTNLSHFGEAFRQKFGINPGAYLRSDAARHRMAPELEAFSSLED, encoded by the coding sequence GTGACGAAATTGGCGGCGGAGTGCGACAAGAATTATGAAGTGCTCAATCCCAACGACCGGGAATGCGCCATCTGCGCGGCGCTGAACCGGATCTATCATTCCGACGGCCCGGCCCTGGAGTACCGCCTCCCGGCGGAACGGGGCCGCGGTTCTTACCTGCGGCTGCGCGGCGGCGCCATCGACATCGGTATTTGCGACTTCCGGCTGGAGCGGGAGGTGGTCATGGCCGAGCATTGGAACGACGCCGCCTATCACCTCAGCTTCTGCCTGGCCGAGACGATCGATTTCGCCGTCAACGGCTGCCGGGAGGGGGGCGGGCTGCGGGCCGGCGAGAGCTGCGTCTATTCGGGAGGCCGCGGCTACGGGGTCTGCCGCTTTCTGCCCGGACGCCATTATTACAGCGTCAATATCGGCCTCTTTCCCAGCCGCTTCGGGGCGGTGCTCGACCGCTTCGAGTCCGCCCGGGCCGTCTCCTACCTGCACAACCTCTCGGCCACCTTCCGCAAGTTCCCGGTGACGCCCACCGTCGCGGGAATCCTGCGCCAACTGGTCCATTGCCCCTACGGCGGTTCATTGCAAGATCTGTATTTGGAAGGCAAGAGCCTGGAGCTGGCCGCCGCCTACCTGCACGAGATGGTGGCGGAGCGGGCGCCCGGCGCCGCGCGGCTCAAGCTGACGCGCGAGGACCGGCGCGGCCTGGAACGGGCGCGGCAGATCCTCGACCAAAGGTACGACGATCCGCCGACCCTCGCCGAGCTGGCGAAGCGGGTCTACCTCAACGAGTTCAAGCTAAAGAGCGGCTTCAAGGAAATCTACGGCCGGCCGGTCTACGCCTATGTGCGCGACAAACGGATGGAAGTGGCCCGCGAGTTGTTGGAAGAGGGAAAGCTGCGCATCAAGGAAGTGGCCGGCCGGGTGGGCTACACCAACCTCAGCCACTTCGGCGAGGCCTTTCGCCAGAAATTCGGGATCAATCCCGGCGCCTACCTGCGGAGCGACGCGGCCCGCCACCGGATGGCGCCCGAGCTCGAAGCCTTTTCGTCCCTTGAAGATTAG